A window of Strix aluco isolate bStrAlu1 chromosome 2, bStrAlu1.hap1, whole genome shotgun sequence contains these coding sequences:
- the PKNOX1 gene encoding homeobox protein PKNOX1 isoform X1, with translation MMATQTLSIDNYQDGQQMQVVTELKTEQDPNCSETDAEGVSPAPVESQTPMDADKQAIYRHPLFPLLALLFEKCEQSTQGSEGTTSASFDVDIENFVRKQEKEGKPFFCEDPETDNLDTAFFEDPHEFFVSFGMVKAIQVLRIHLLELEKVNELCKDFCSRYIACLKTKMNSETLLSGEPGSPYSPVQSQQIPSAIAGTLSPQGIMVPASALQQGNVTMATVAGGTVYQPVTVVTPQGQVVTQALSPGTIRIQNSQLQLQLNQDLGILHQDDGSSKNKRGVLPKHATNVMRSWLFQHIGHPYPTEDEKKQIAAQTNLTLLQVNNWFINARRRILQPMLDSSCSETPKTKKKTAQNRPVQRFWPDSIASGVAQQQSNELTMSDGAVVTITAPVNMNVDSLQSLSSDGATLAVQQVMMAGQSEDESVDSGEDDGDLSTTNISGLVLDNSDSLQ, from the exons ATGCAAGTAGTAACAGAGTTAAAAACTGAACAAGATCCCAACTGCTCTGAAACTGATGCAGAAGGGGTGAGTCCTGCCCCTGTAGAATCTCAAACTCCAATGGATGCAGACAAGCAGGCCATTTACAG GCACCCACTATTTCCCTTGTTAGCACtattatttgaaaaatgtgaacaaTCTACACAAGGCTCAGAAGGCACAACTTCTGCTAGTTTTGATGTAGATATTGAAAATTTTGTaaggaagcaagagaaagaaggaaaaccctTTTTCTGTGAAGATCCAGAAACTGATAATTTG GACACTGCCTTTTTTGAAGACCCCCACgagttttttgtttcatttggg ATGGTAAAAGCAATCCAAGTTCTACGTATCCATCTGCTTGAGCTAGAAAAGGTTAATGAACTCTGCAAGGATTTCTGTAGTCGTTACATTGCCTGCCTGAAGACAAAAATGAACAGTGAAACTCTATTAAGTGGAGAGCCTGGAAGTCCTTATTCACCTGTGCAATCTCAG caaATTCCAAGTGCCATTGCAGGCACACTCAGTCCCCAAGGGATTATGGTGCCAGCATCAGCATTGCAGCAGGGAAATGTAACTATGGCAACAGTAGCAG gGGGAACAGTGTATCAGCCAGTCACTGTGGTCACTCCACAAGGTCAAGTGGTGACACAAGCACTGTCACCTGGGACTATTCGGATCCAGAACTCTCAG CTTCAGTTGCAATTAAACCAAGATCTTGGCATCTTGCATCAAGATGATGGCtcatcaaaaaataaaagaggagttCTTCCCAAGCACGCTACAAATGTGATGAGATCTTGGCTTTTTCAGCACATAGGG cATCCATATCCAACAGAggatgaaaagaaacagattgCAGCACAAACAAATCTGACACTACTCCAGGTTAACAATTG GTTTATCAATGCTAGAAGGCGAATTCTTCAGCCGATGCTGGATTCCAGTTGTTCTGAAACTccaaaaacaaagaagaaaacagctcaGAACCGACCAGTTCAGAGGTTCTGGCCTGACTCCATTGCCTCAGGAGTTGCTCAGCAGCAGTCTAACGAGCTCACGATGTCAGATG GTGCTGTTGTAACAATTACAGCTCCAGTCAACATGAATGTAGACAGTCTCCAGTCTTTGTCATCCGATGGTGCTACTTTGGCTGTTCAGCAAGTTATGATGGCAGGGCAAAGTGAGGATGAGTCTGTAGACAGCGGTGAAGATGATGGAGATCTCTCAACAACAAATATCAGTGGGCTGGTCTTGGATAACAGTGATTCTCTGCAGTAG
- the PKNOX1 gene encoding homeobox protein PKNOX1 isoform X2, translated as MMATQTLSIDNYQDGQQMQVVTELKTEQDPNCSETDAEGVSPAPVESQTPMDADKQAIYRHPLFPLLALLFEKCEQSTQGSEGTTSASFDVDIENFVRKQEKEGKPFFCEDPETDNLMVKAIQVLRIHLLELEKVNELCKDFCSRYIACLKTKMNSETLLSGEPGSPYSPVQSQQIPSAIAGTLSPQGIMVPASALQQGNVTMATVAGGTVYQPVTVVTPQGQVVTQALSPGTIRIQNSQLQLQLNQDLGILHQDDGSSKNKRGVLPKHATNVMRSWLFQHIGHPYPTEDEKKQIAAQTNLTLLQVNNWFINARRRILQPMLDSSCSETPKTKKKTAQNRPVQRFWPDSIASGVAQQQSNELTMSDGAVVTITAPVNMNVDSLQSLSSDGATLAVQQVMMAGQSEDESVDSGEDDGDLSTTNISGLVLDNSDSLQ; from the exons ATGCAAGTAGTAACAGAGTTAAAAACTGAACAAGATCCCAACTGCTCTGAAACTGATGCAGAAGGGGTGAGTCCTGCCCCTGTAGAATCTCAAACTCCAATGGATGCAGACAAGCAGGCCATTTACAG GCACCCACTATTTCCCTTGTTAGCACtattatttgaaaaatgtgaacaaTCTACACAAGGCTCAGAAGGCACAACTTCTGCTAGTTTTGATGTAGATATTGAAAATTTTGTaaggaagcaagagaaagaaggaaaaccctTTTTCTGTGAAGATCCAGAAACTGATAATTTG ATGGTAAAAGCAATCCAAGTTCTACGTATCCATCTGCTTGAGCTAGAAAAGGTTAATGAACTCTGCAAGGATTTCTGTAGTCGTTACATTGCCTGCCTGAAGACAAAAATGAACAGTGAAACTCTATTAAGTGGAGAGCCTGGAAGTCCTTATTCACCTGTGCAATCTCAG caaATTCCAAGTGCCATTGCAGGCACACTCAGTCCCCAAGGGATTATGGTGCCAGCATCAGCATTGCAGCAGGGAAATGTAACTATGGCAACAGTAGCAG gGGGAACAGTGTATCAGCCAGTCACTGTGGTCACTCCACAAGGTCAAGTGGTGACACAAGCACTGTCACCTGGGACTATTCGGATCCAGAACTCTCAG CTTCAGTTGCAATTAAACCAAGATCTTGGCATCTTGCATCAAGATGATGGCtcatcaaaaaataaaagaggagttCTTCCCAAGCACGCTACAAATGTGATGAGATCTTGGCTTTTTCAGCACATAGGG cATCCATATCCAACAGAggatgaaaagaaacagattgCAGCACAAACAAATCTGACACTACTCCAGGTTAACAATTG GTTTATCAATGCTAGAAGGCGAATTCTTCAGCCGATGCTGGATTCCAGTTGTTCTGAAACTccaaaaacaaagaagaaaacagctcaGAACCGACCAGTTCAGAGGTTCTGGCCTGACTCCATTGCCTCAGGAGTTGCTCAGCAGCAGTCTAACGAGCTCACGATGTCAGATG GTGCTGTTGTAACAATTACAGCTCCAGTCAACATGAATGTAGACAGTCTCCAGTCTTTGTCATCCGATGGTGCTACTTTGGCTGTTCAGCAAGTTATGATGGCAGGGCAAAGTGAGGATGAGTCTGTAGACAGCGGTGAAGATGATGGAGATCTCTCAACAACAAATATCAGTGGGCTGGTCTTGGATAACAGTGATTCTCTGCAGTAG
- the PKNOX1 gene encoding homeobox protein PKNOX1 isoform X3, with protein MVKAIQVLRIHLLELEKVNELCKDFCSRYIACLKTKMNSETLLSGEPGSPYSPVQSQQIPSAIAGTLSPQGIMVPASALQQGNVTMATVAGGTVYQPVTVVTPQGQVVTQALSPGTIRIQNSQLQLQLNQDLGILHQDDGSSKNKRGVLPKHATNVMRSWLFQHIGHPYPTEDEKKQIAAQTNLTLLQVNNWFINARRRILQPMLDSSCSETPKTKKKTAQNRPVQRFWPDSIASGVAQQQSNELTMSDGAVVTITAPVNMNVDSLQSLSSDGATLAVQQVMMAGQSEDESVDSGEDDGDLSTTNISGLVLDNSDSLQ; from the exons ATGGTAAAAGCAATCCAAGTTCTACGTATCCATCTGCTTGAGCTAGAAAAGGTTAATGAACTCTGCAAGGATTTCTGTAGTCGTTACATTGCCTGCCTGAAGACAAAAATGAACAGTGAAACTCTATTAAGTGGAGAGCCTGGAAGTCCTTATTCACCTGTGCAATCTCAG caaATTCCAAGTGCCATTGCAGGCACACTCAGTCCCCAAGGGATTATGGTGCCAGCATCAGCATTGCAGCAGGGAAATGTAACTATGGCAACAGTAGCAG gGGGAACAGTGTATCAGCCAGTCACTGTGGTCACTCCACAAGGTCAAGTGGTGACACAAGCACTGTCACCTGGGACTATTCGGATCCAGAACTCTCAG CTTCAGTTGCAATTAAACCAAGATCTTGGCATCTTGCATCAAGATGATGGCtcatcaaaaaataaaagaggagttCTTCCCAAGCACGCTACAAATGTGATGAGATCTTGGCTTTTTCAGCACATAGGG cATCCATATCCAACAGAggatgaaaagaaacagattgCAGCACAAACAAATCTGACACTACTCCAGGTTAACAATTG GTTTATCAATGCTAGAAGGCGAATTCTTCAGCCGATGCTGGATTCCAGTTGTTCTGAAACTccaaaaacaaagaagaaaacagctcaGAACCGACCAGTTCAGAGGTTCTGGCCTGACTCCATTGCCTCAGGAGTTGCTCAGCAGCAGTCTAACGAGCTCACGATGTCAGATG GTGCTGTTGTAACAATTACAGCTCCAGTCAACATGAATGTAGACAGTCTCCAGTCTTTGTCATCCGATGGTGCTACTTTGGCTGTTCAGCAAGTTATGATGGCAGGGCAAAGTGAGGATGAGTCTGTAGACAGCGGTGAAGATGATGGAGATCTCTCAACAACAAATATCAGTGGGCTGGTCTTGGATAACAGTGATTCTCTGCAGTAG